GGGCCGTGCGCGCGTCGGGCGGCGTCGCGCTCATCCGGATCGGGTTGCGCACGAGCTTCACGTCCGCGCCGCACGGGTGCGGCAGCGACACCTGCATCCCGCGCGCGACCACCTGCTCGTTGTCGAACACTTCGTCGAGATCGTTGATCGGCCCGCACGGCACGCCGGCCGCTTCGAGCACGGCGATCCAGTCGGCCTTGCCGCGCGCCTTCACCATCTCCGCGAGGATCGGCACCAGCGTGTCGCGATGGCGCACGCGCGACGGATTCGTCGCGAAACGCTCGTCGTCGGCCAGCTCGGGCCGGCCGCCGGCCTCGACGAACTTGCGGAACTGCCCGTCGTTGCCGACCGCGACGATGATCCAGCCGTCGCTCGTCTGGAACGTCTGGTACGGCACGATGTTCGGATGCGCGTTGCCCCAGCGCACCGGCGGCTTGCCGCTCGCGAGGAAGTTGGTGTTCATGTTCGCGAGCAGCGCGACCTGCACGTCGAGCAGCGCCATGTCGATGTACTGGCCTTCGCCCGTCCGGTCGCGGTGCGCGAGCGCCGCAAGCACGGCGATCGTCGAATAGAGGCCCGTCGCGAGATCGGCGATCGCGACGCCGGCCTTCTGCGGGCCGCCGCCCGGCTCGCCGTCGCGCTCGCCGGTGATGCTCATGAAGCCGCCGATCCCCTGCACGATGAAGTCGTAGCCCGCACGGTGCGCGTACGGGCCCGTCTGGCCGAAGCCGGTGACCGAGCAATAGACGAGATCGGGCTTCACCGCGCGCAGCGAGTCGTAATCGAGCCCGTATTTCTTCAACTGGCCGACCTTGTAGTTCTCGAGCACGACGTCGCTTTGCGCGGCGAGTTCCCGCACGATCTGCTGGCCTTCGGGCGTCGCGATGTCGATTGTCACCGAGCGCTTGTTGCGGTTCGCCGCGAGGTAGTACGCGGCCTCGGCGGTATCCGCGCCGTCCGCGTCCTTCAGGTACGGCGGCCCCCAGTGACGCGTGTCGTCGCCGGCGCCGGGGCGCTCGACCTTGATCACGTCCGCGCCGAAATCGGCGAGCGTCTGCGCGCACCACGGGCCCGCGAGCACGCGGGTGAGGTCCAGCACGCGGATATGGCTCAGGGCACCCATCGTCGAATCGTCTCCTTTCATGGCTGGCCTGCCTTGTCAGGCAAGGCCGATTGGCATGCCGAGCATCTTAAGGCGAATCGGCCGTCCGGGTGGCCCACCCGGCCCGTCCGGAAGGCCGAGCCGCTTTGCCGGCGCTTTGCCCGGAAGCCGGCCCCGATCCCGTATAATCGATCGTTTCCGAATCCATGCCGTCGCGCGCCCGTCAAGGGCGCCGGCGTTTGAAGCCGTCTTTGCCAGACTGTCCCCGCACGCCATGAAAGCTGCCGAAATCCGCGAGAAATTCCTCAAATTCTTCGAATCGAAGGGCCACACGATCGTCCGGTCGTCGAGCCTCGTGCCCGGTAACGACCCCACGCTGATGTTCACGAACTCGGGCATGGTCCAGTTCAAGGACGTGTTCCTCGGCACGGATCCGCGCCCGTACTCGCGCGCCACGACGGCGCAGCGCAGCGTGCGCGCGGGCGGCAAGCACAACGACCTCGAGAACGTCGGCTACACGGCGCGCCACCACACGTTCTTCGAGATGCTCGGCAACTTCTCGTTCGGCGACTACTTCAAGCACGACGCGATCAAGTTCGCATGGGAGCTGCTGACCACGGTCTACCAGCTGCCGAAGGACAAGCTGTGGGTCACCGTCTACCAGGAAGACGACGAGGCGTACGACATCTGGGCGAAGGAAGTCGGCGTGCCGACCGAGCGCATTATCCGCATCGGCGACAACAAGGGCGCGCGCTACGCGTCGGACAACTTCTGGACGATGGGCGACACGGGCCCGTGCGGCCCGTGTACCGAAATCTTCTACGACCACGGCCCGGACGTGTGGGGCGGCCCGCCGGGATCGCCTGAAGAAGACGGCGACCGCTACATCGAGATCTGGAACCTCGTGTTCATGCAGTTCAACCGCGACGCGCAGGGCAACATGACGCGCCTGCCGAAGCAGTCGGTCGACACCGGCATGGGCCTCGAGCGTCTCGCCGCGGTGCTGCAGCACGTGCACAGCAACTACGAGATCGACCTGTTCCAGAACCTGATCAAGGCCGCCGCGCGCGTGACCGAGATCAGCGACCTCACGAACAACTCGCTGAAGGTGATCGCCGATCACATCCGCGCGTGCTCGTTCCTGATCGTCGACGGCGTGATTCCCGGCAACGAAGGCCGCGGCTACGTGCTGCGCCGGATCGTGCGCCGCGCGATCCGCCACGGCTACAAGCTCGGCCGCAAGGGTTCGTTCTTCCACAAGCTGGTGGCCGACCTCGTCGCCGAGATGGGCGTCGCGTATCCGGAGCTGAAGGAAGCCGAACAGCGCGTGACCGACGTGCTGCGCCAGGAAGAAGAGCGCTTCTTCGAGACGATCGAGCACGGCATGTCGATCCTCGAAGCCGCGCTGGCGGATGTCGAAGCGAAGGGCGGCAAGGTGCTCGACGGTGAGCTCGCGTTCAAGCTGCACGATACCTACGGCTTCCCGCTCGACCTCACGGCCGACGTGTGCCGCGAGCGCGGGATGACGGTCGACGAGCCGGCATTCGACGACGCGATGGCGCGCCAGCGCGAACAGGCGCGCGCGGCCGGCAAGTTCAAGGCCGCGCAGGGCCTCGAATACACGGGCGCGAAGACCACGTTCCACGGCTACGAGGAAATCGCGTTCGACGACGCGAAGATCGTTGCGCTGTACGTCGACGGCTCGTCGGTCAACGAAGTGAAGACCGGCCAGGATGCGGTCGTCGTGCTCGACCACACGCCGTTCTACGCGGAATCGGGCGGCCAGGTCGGCGACCAGGGCGTGCTCGCGAACGCCGCGACGCGCTTTGCGGTGGCCGACACGCTGAAGGTGCAGGCCGACGTGATCGGTCATCACGGCACGCTGGAGCAGGGCACGCTGAAGGTCGGCGACGTGTTGCGCGCGGAAATCGACGCGCATCGCCGCGCCCGCACGCAGCGCAACCACTCGGCCACCCATCTGATGCACAAGGCGCTGCGCGAAGTGCTCGGCGCGCACGTGCAGCAGAAGGGTTCGCTGGTCGACGCGGAAAAGACCCGTTTCGACTTCGCGCACAACGCGCCGATGACCGACGACGAAATCCGTCGTGTCGAGCAGATCGTCAACAACGAGATCCTGGCCAACGCGCCGGGCATCGTGCGCGTGATGCCGTACGACGAAGCGGTGAAGGGCGGCGCGATGGCGCTGTTCGGCGAGAAGTACGGCGACGAAGTGCGCGTGCTCGACCTCGGTTTCTCGCGTGAACTGTGCGGCGGCACGCACGTGAGCCGCAGCGGCGACATCGGCTTCTTCAAGATCGTCGTCGAAGGCGGCGTCGCGGCCGGCATCCGCCGTGTCGAGGCGATCACCGGCGACAACGCGGTGCGCTACGTGCAGGATCTCGACGCGCGCGTGAACGAAGCCGCGGCCGCGCTGAAGGCGCAGCCGTCGGAGCTCACGCAACGCATCGCGCAGGTGCAGGACCAGGTGAAGTCGCTCGAGAAGGAGCTGGGCGCGCTGAAGTCGAAGCTCGCGTCGAGCCAGGGCGACGAGCTCGCGCAGCAGGCCATCGAAATCGGCGGCGTGTACGTGCTGGCCGCGACGCTCGACGGCGCCGACGCGAAGACGCTGCGCGAAACGGTCGACAAGCTGAAGGACAAGCTGAAGAGCGCGGCGATCGTGCTGGCGGCCGTCGAAGGCGGCAAGGTCAGCCTGATCGCAGGCGTCACGCCGGACGCGAGCAAGAAGGTCAAGGCCGGCGAGCTCGTGAACTTCGTCGCGCAGCAGGTCGGCGGCAAGGGCGGCGGCCGGCCGGACATGGCGCAGGCAGGCGGCACCGAGCCGGCCAACCTGCCGGGCGCGCTGGCCGGCGTGAAGGGCTGGGTCGAAGAGCGGCTCTGATCGTCACGTCATCGATGCGACGCCGTTTCACTGACGGCATCGCATGAGTTAAAAGACGACCCGATCGGCGGATGCCGGTCGGGTCGTTTCGTTTGTGCGCGTCGATCGATGCGGCGGCGCGTGAACACGGGTCAGGCTGTCGCGGTCACCGGTGGCTTCGTCTCGTCGGCAGGCCGCTGCACGGCCTCCGTGAGCGCATCGCGCAGCGCGGCGAGGGCAGCCGACGCGTACCCCTGCCGCCACGCGAGCAGCGTGTCGATGCCCTCCAGTTCGGGGATGACGTGCGCGGCAATGTTGCCGGTCTCGGGCTGCAAGTCGAGCACCGAACGCGGCGCGACCGCAACGCCAGCGCCGGCCGCGACACACGCGACGATCGCGTGATACGAGCCGAGTTCGAGCACGCGCGCTGGCTTCACGCCATGCGCCGCATACCACCGCTCGACGTACTTGCGATACGTGCAGCCGCGCTCGAACGCGATCAGCGTCGGCAGGATCACGTCACGCGGCGTGCGTACCGGCGGATGGCCGCGCGGCGTCAGCAGCACGAGATTCTCGCGGAAGATCGGCACCGTCTCGAACGTGTCGGGCAGCGTGCCCGGCTCGGGCGGGCGCGCGAACAGCGCGGCATCGATCTCGAAGTCGCGCACCCGGTCGATCAGCCAGCCCGTCGTGCCCGTCTGCAGTTCGAGCGACACATCGGGCCATGCGTGGTGATAGTGCGCGAGTATGGTCGGCAGCCGGCTCGCGGCCGTGCTTTCCATCGTGCCGAGCCGCAGCCGGCCACGCGGCGTGTCCTCGCGCACGGCGTCGCGCGCCTCATCGGCGAGCGCGAGCAGGCGCTCCGCATACGGCAGCAGCGTGTGCCCGGCCGGCGTCAGGACCAGCCGACGGCCGTCGCGCACGAACAGCGCCGCGCCGAGTTCTTCCTCGAGCTGCTTGATACGCGTCGTGACGTTCGACTGCACGCGATTGAGCTTGGCCGCCGCACGCGTCACGCCGTTCTCGCGCACGACCGCCCGGAATATCGCCAGCGCGGCCAGATCCATGATTCTCTCCAAGGGATGAGTCGATTCTCAATTATTCATTTTTCGAGAACGTTTGGTCAAGCTACGATGGAAGCATTCCGATTCCCGATCCGGCCGGCGCGCTGAGTGCCGACCGCTGCCGCCATGTCCCGCTTCGATGCCCCGACCGCCGCTGCCGGCGCGCTTTCGTCAGATCAGGCCGACCGCCGTGCCCGCGCGGCCGCGCTGGCCTGCATGATCGGTCTCGCCGTCGTGCTCGGCGTCGGCCGCTTCGCGTTCACGCCGTTGTTGCCGCTGATGCTCGCCGACGGCTCGATCGGCCTGAAGGCGGGCGGCTGGCTCGCATCGGCGAACTACGCGGGTTACTTTGTCGGCGCGGTCAGTTGCGCGGCGCTGCGGGTCGCGCCTGCGCGGATGGTCCGCTTCGGGCTCGTGACCACCGTGCTGCTGACGGCCGCGATGGGCGTCGGCCACCTGCTGCCCGTGTGGCTCGCGGTGCGCTTCGTCGCGGGCGTCGTCAGCGCGTGGACGTTCGTGTTCGTGTCGCAATGGGGATTGCGGCGTCTGGTCGAGCTGCATGCGCCGGAGTGGAGCGGCGTGATCTACGCGGGGCCCGGTGTCGGCATCGTGCTGACGGGGCTGATCGGCAGCGCGCTGGCCGGTCAGCGTGCGGCGTCGGGCTGGCTGGGCTTCGCGGCGCTGTCGGCCGTGCTGTCGGTTGCGATCTGGCGCACGTTCGGCACGGCGCCGGCGCATGCGGCACCGCCATCCGTCGCCGCGCCGCATGCGGCCGCCGGCGCGACGGCAGCGTCGACGGCACCGGCTTCCGGCATGCGAAGCCGTCGCACGGACGCCGCGTGGCTCGTCGCGCTGTACGGGGCGCCGGGCTTCGGCTACATCATCACCGCGACGTTCCTGCCGGTGATCGCGCGCGCCGCGCTGCCGGCCGGTTCGCCGTGGCCCGACCTGTTCTGGCCGATGTTCGGCGTGGCGCTGATCGTCGGTGCGATTTCGGCCGCGCGGCTGCCCGGGCACTGGGACAACCGGTTGCTGCTGGCGGCCGGCTGCGCGACGCAGGCGCTCGGCATCGTGGCCGGGATCGTGTGGCCGAACGCGACCGGATTCTCGGTCGGCAGTGCGTTGCTCGGCCTGCCGTTCACCGCGATCACGCTGTTCGCGATGCGCGAGGCGCGACGCCTGCACGGCGAGCGCGCGGCCGGGCTGATGGGCTATGCGACCGCGTCGTACGGGATCGGGCAGATTCTGGGGCCGCTCGTCGCGGCGCCGCTGGTTGCGCGGTACGCATCGTTTACGCCGGTACTGTGGCTCGCAGCCGCGGTGCTGCTGGTTGGCGCGGGGGGCTTTGCGGTGAACGCCGGCGCAAGCCGGGGTCGAACAGGAAAGTGAATAGGACTGCGATGGTTCTATCTGAGCCAGCCGATACGCGTCTCAATTTGAACGAAAAAGGCTGCGCAGATTTCGTACTTGATCTAGATACACACAGACTATCCATCTGTAGCATGCCGCGGATCATTTGATTGCCGGAGCGTGTTCGGCATTTCGACTCGGGTAGTGTGACGCATGTGGGTAGATCTAGTTGGAATCGCGGTCCGTCGCCGGGGCGATATCGGCCGCTGTCGGGTTGCCGGCTCCCGCGCGGATGGCGGGTGTAGCGAGGGTATTGAGGTCCGCGGCATCCCGTGCATGGCCGTGGGCGTCGGCCGTGCGATGTGCATGTCGCTGTTGTGCGGAGCGGGCGCCGCGAGCCTGCCCGGGCATGCGTCTGCGCAGGCACCGAACGCCGGAGCCGCGATACGCGACGTCGAAACGTCACGGCCGAATCTGCCGCCGGAAGCCGCGCCCGATCTCGAGATCGTCCCGTCCGGCGCCGCCGCGCAGCCGCTACCCGAAACCGGGCCTCGCGTTCTGGTACGCACGTTCGAGATCGGCGGCAATACCGTGTTCGACAACGCAACGCTGCAGGCATGCGTTGCCGATCTGGCCGGCGAGACGCTGGGCTTCGCCGACCTGCAGCGTGCGGCAGAGCGGATCACCACCTACTATCGCGAGCGCGGCTACGTGCTCGCGCGTGCCTATCTTCCGAAGCAGGAGATCGATGGCGGCGTCGTGCGTATCGAAGTCGTCGAAGGGCGCTACGGCCGCATCGAGATCCAGAACCATTCCCGCGTATTCGACGCCGTGCTGCGTCAGCCGCTCGCCGCATTGCGTGCGGGCGATGTCGTGCACGGCTCCAGTCTGGAGCGCAGCCTGTTGCTGGTCGACGATCTGGCGGGTGTCGGCGCGCGCGGCACGCTGCGCCCCGGCGAGATGCCCGGCACGACCGATCTCGTCGTCGACACCGAGCGCGGGGCGCCTGCATCCGGATCGCTCGAATTCGACAACTTCGGCGACGTGGCGACGGGGCGTTACCGCCTCGGCGGCAGTGTCGACGTCAACGCGCCGTTGCGTCTCGGCGATCGTCTGAGCCTGCGCGGGGTCGTCAGCAACGAGCGGCAACGTTATTACCGCGCCGGCTATCAGGTGCCGGTCGGGCCGGCGTCGACGCGCGTCGGCGTCGCGTATTCGTCGCTGCATTACCGGCTTGCCGGCAGGTTTTCCGACCTCGAGGCGAGTGGGCGCGCGAGCGTGCAGACCGTCTACGTCGCGCAACCGATCGTGCGTGCGCGCAATCTCGGCCTGACCGCGCAGGTTCAGTACGAAAACAAGAACCTGCATGACGAATACCGCGTCTTTTCGCAGCGCAACGACAAGAACGTCGGCTTGTGGACATTCGGGCTCAGCGGGAACAGCCAGGATGGCTGGATGGGCGGCGGCCGCAACGGTTTCTCCGTGATGTTCGGCATCGGGCGCTTGCGCAGCAACGATGCGTTGAAAGCGAACGATCTGACGAAGGCGATCGGCAGCTTCACGAAGCTGAACCTGAACGTGCAGCGCATTCAGGCCGTGGGCGGCCGGTTCCAGGTGTATGCGCAGGCCAGTGCGCAGCTTGCGTCGCGCAATCTCGATTCATCGGAGAAATTCAGCCTCGGCGGCCCATACGGCGTGCGCGCCTACGCGCTCGGCGCCGGTAGCGGCGATCAGGGCTGGCAGGCCAGCGCGGAGTTGCGTTATCTCGCCGCGCCGGGATGGCAGGTCAGCACATTTGTCGACGCGGGTTACGTGCAGCTCAACCGGCGTCCGTGGACACATGAGCGCAACAAGCAACATTTGCAGTCGGCGGGATTGAGCGCGAACTGGTACGGCACGAATCGTCAGGTCACGCTGACGGCTGCATTGCCGCTCGGCGGGGGAGGCGATTCGCCGACCCGCGCGCCGGGTGTGTGGGTTCAGGCCGCTCGGTACTTCTGAGCGTGCTGATCGTCGCCCGTCTTGGATGGACGCGCACGCGCACAACGGCGGCCTGCTGAAGGCGGATGGCTGCGAGGTGCTGATGACGGTGCGGGCGGCGAACGGGTTGCTGAACGCGGTAGTGAACAACAGCGGGACGATCGAGGCGCACGGGCTGGATGCGCGAGACGGGAAGATCGTGCTGGACGGCGGTCGAGTGGCGGCGAGCGGTGCGAAGGCAGCGATGACGGTCAACGCGGCGGCCACGCGGGCGTCCGTTCGAACGGGCGGCGGCTGGCCGCCGGCAAACTCGCTAGAATGAAGCCTTTCCCGCGCCGAGCGGGTGCGCGGGCAGCCGGGAGGCGGCCGTCCGGCGCTCGCCAGATCCTCACCGATGACCACCGCCGACTACCGCTTTTGCCCGCGCTGCGCGAGCCCGCTGACCGAGCGCGCCGATCCCGACCATGAAGGCGGCCGCATTCGCCAGGCTTGCCCCGACGACACCTGCGGCTATGTGCACTGGAACAACCCGCTGCCCGTCGTCGCCGCGATCGTCGAACTCGACGGCAAGATCCTGCTCGCACGCAACGCGGCCTGGCCCGAGGGGATGTTCGCGCTGATCACCGGTTTCCTTGAAAACGGCGAAACGCCCGAGGACGGCATCGCGCGCGAGGTGTTCGAGGAAACGGCGCTGAAGGCCGAGCACGTGTCGCTCGTCGGCGTGTACGAATTCATCCGCAAGAACGAGCTGATCATCGCGTACCACGTGCGTGCGTCGGGCACGGTCGCGCTGTCGCCGGAACTGCTCGAATACCGGCTCGTCGATCCGCCGCTGCTGCGCCCATGGCGCGCCGGCACGGGCGTCGCGCTCGCCGACTGGATGCGTGCGCGCGGCCTCGATTTCGAGTTCGTCGACCGGCCGGGCCAGTGACGGGCCGGCCTGCCCGCAGGGTGTCGTCCGCCGCGCCGCGAGCGATCGCGCCGCGGCGTTCCGCTTTTCGCCGGCGTGCCGTGCCGCACGGCCGCCGCGCGTCGTCCTCGTCGTTCCCATCGTCCTGACCGCCATCGCCATGTCCGACAAGCCGCAGCCGCGTCCGCGCGACGCCTATCGCCACTTCCTGCCGATCACGACCCGCTGGATGGACAACGACGTCTACGGGCACGTGAACAACGTCGTCTACTACAGCTACTTCGACACCGTCGTGAACGAGTACCTGATCCGCGCGGGCGTGCTCGACGTCGAGCACGGGCAGACGATCGGGCTGGTCGTCGAGACGCAGTGCAACTACTTCGCGCCGCTCGTGTTCCCGCAGTCGGTCGATGCGGGGCTGCGTGTCGTGAAGCTCGGCACGTCGAGCGTGCGCTACGAGGTCGGCCTGTTCGCGCAGGGCCACGCATCGCCGGCCGCGCAGGGGCATTTCGTGCACGTGTACGTCGATCGCGGGACACGCCGCCCCGTGCCGCTGCCCGACACGCTGCGCGCCGCGCTCGAACCGCTCACGGCCTGACGGCTCGCGGTGCACGCGTTCGCGCTCCAGGTCTTCAACGGCCTCAGCTACGGCTTGCTGCTGTTCATGCTGTCGGCCGGCCTCACGCTCATCTTCAGCGTGCAGGGCGTGCTCAACTTCGCCCATGCGAGCTTCTACATGCTCGGCGCGTATGTCGGCTACAGCATCGCGGCCCAGGCGGGCTTCTGGCCGGCGCTCGTGCTCGCGCCGCTTGCGGTCGGGCTGCTCGGCGCCGGCTGCGAACGCACGCTGCTGCGCCGCGTGCAGGCGCACGGCCATACCAACGAACTGCTGCTGACCTTCGGTCTCGCGTACCTGATCGGCGAGGGCGCGAAACTCGTCTGGGGCCTCGCGCCATTGCCGGCGCCCGTGCCGCCGTTGTTCGACGGTGCGCCCGTGAGCGTCTTCGGCCTCGCGTTGCCGCGCTACCGGCTGTTCATGATGGCGATGTCCGCGACGATGCTGGTCACGCTCGGCGCGCTGCTGCGCGCGTCGCGCATCGGGCTCGTCGTACGTGCGGCGCTCACGCATCGTGCGGCCGTCGAGGCGCTCGGCTACGACGTGCCGCGCGTGATGACGGGCCTGTTCGGCGCCGGCACCGCGCTCGCGGCGCTCGCCGGCGTGATCGGCGCGCCGCTCGCGGTGATCGAACCCGCGCTGGCCGAGACCGTCGGGTCGGTCGTGTTCGCGGTCGTCGTGATCGGCGGGCTCGGCTCGCTCGGCGGCGCGTTCGTCGCATCGCTCGCGGTCGGTTTCGCGCAGACCTTCGCGGCCGCGAGCGACACGTCGCTGCGCGACCTCGCTTTATGGGCCGGTATCGCGTTGCCCGACAGCGTGGCTGCGGTGTCGATCGCGCAACTTGCGCCGCTGGTGCCGTACCTGCTGCTCGTCGCGGTGCTGGTCGC
The DNA window shown above is from Burkholderia cepacia and carries:
- a CDS encoding NUDIX domain-containing protein; its protein translation is MTTADYRFCPRCASPLTERADPDHEGGRIRQACPDDTCGYVHWNNPLPVVAAIVELDGKILLARNAAWPEGMFALITGFLENGETPEDGIAREVFEETALKAEHVSLVGVYEFIRKNELIIAYHVRASGTVALSPELLEYRLVDPPLLRPWRAGTGVALADWMRARGLDFEFVDRPGQ
- a CDS encoding ShlB/FhaC/HecB family hemolysin secretion/activation protein, with translation MAVGVGRAMCMSLLCGAGAASLPGHASAQAPNAGAAIRDVETSRPNLPPEAAPDLEIVPSGAAAQPLPETGPRVLVRTFEIGGNTVFDNATLQACVADLAGETLGFADLQRAAERITTYYRERGYVLARAYLPKQEIDGGVVRIEVVEGRYGRIEIQNHSRVFDAVLRQPLAALRAGDVVHGSSLERSLLLVDDLAGVGARGTLRPGEMPGTTDLVVDTERGAPASGSLEFDNFGDVATGRYRLGGSVDVNAPLRLGDRLSLRGVVSNERQRYYRAGYQVPVGPASTRVGVAYSSLHYRLAGRFSDLEASGRASVQTVYVAQPIVRARNLGLTAQVQYENKNLHDEYRVFSQRNDKNVGLWTFGLSGNSQDGWMGGGRNGFSVMFGIGRLRSNDALKANDLTKAIGSFTKLNLNVQRIQAVGGRFQVYAQASAQLASRNLDSSEKFSLGGPYGVRAYALGAGSGDQGWQASAELRYLAAPGWQVSTFVDAGYVQLNRRPWTHERNKQHLQSAGLSANWYGTNRQVTLTAALPLGGGGDSPTRAPGVWVQAARYF
- a CDS encoding YbfB/YjiJ family MFS transporter, coding for MSRFDAPTAAAGALSSDQADRRARAAALACMIGLAVVLGVGRFAFTPLLPLMLADGSIGLKAGGWLASANYAGYFVGAVSCAALRVAPARMVRFGLVTTVLLTAAMGVGHLLPVWLAVRFVAGVVSAWTFVFVSQWGLRRLVELHAPEWSGVIYAGPGVGIVLTGLIGSALAGQRAASGWLGFAALSAVLSVAIWRTFGTAPAHAAPPSVAAPHAAAGATAASTAPASGMRSRRTDAAWLVALYGAPGFGYIITATFLPVIARAALPAGSPWPDLFWPMFGVALIVGAISAARLPGHWDNRLLLAAGCATQALGIVAGIVWPNATGFSVGSALLGLPFTAITLFAMREARRLHGERAAGLMGYATASYGIGQILGPLVAAPLVARYASFTPVLWLAAAVLLVGAGGFAVNAGASRGRTGK
- a CDS encoding CaiB/BaiF CoA transferase family protein codes for the protein MGALSHIRVLDLTRVLAGPWCAQTLADFGADVIKVERPGAGDDTRHWGPPYLKDADGADTAEAAYYLAANRNKRSVTIDIATPEGQQIVRELAAQSDVVLENYKVGQLKKYGLDYDSLRAVKPDLVYCSVTGFGQTGPYAHRAGYDFIVQGIGGFMSITGERDGEPGGGPQKAGVAIADLATGLYSTIAVLAALAHRDRTGEGQYIDMALLDVQVALLANMNTNFLASGKPPVRWGNAHPNIVPYQTFQTSDGWIIVAVGNDGQFRKFVEAGGRPELADDERFATNPSRVRHRDTLVPILAEMVKARGKADWIAVLEAAGVPCGPINDLDEVFDNEQVVARGMQVSLPHPCGADVKLVRNPIRMSATPPDARTAPPLLGAQTDDVLRDMLGYDDARIAALKAKQAI
- a CDS encoding branched-chain amino acid ABC transporter permease, with translation MHAFALQVFNGLSYGLLLFMLSAGLTLIFSVQGVLNFAHASFYMLGAYVGYSIAAQAGFWPALVLAPLAVGLLGAGCERTLLRRVQAHGHTNELLLTFGLAYLIGEGAKLVWGLAPLPAPVPPLFDGAPVSVFGLALPRYRLFMMAMSATMLVTLGALLRASRIGLVVRAALTHRAAVEALGYDVPRVMTGLFGAGTALAALAGVIGAPLAVIEPALAETVGSVVFAVVVIGGLGSLGGAFVASLAVGFAQTFAAASDTSLRDLALWAGIALPDSVAAVSIAQLAPLVPYLLLVAVLVARPRGLFGERVDA
- a CDS encoding acyl-CoA thioesterase; the encoded protein is MSDKPQPRPRDAYRHFLPITTRWMDNDVYGHVNNVVYYSYFDTVVNEYLIRAGVLDVEHGQTIGLVVETQCNYFAPLVFPQSVDAGLRVVKLGTSSVRYEVGLFAQGHASPAAQGHFVHVYVDRGTRRPVPLPDTLRAALEPLTA
- the alaS gene encoding alanine--tRNA ligase, with the translated sequence MKAAEIREKFLKFFESKGHTIVRSSSLVPGNDPTLMFTNSGMVQFKDVFLGTDPRPYSRATTAQRSVRAGGKHNDLENVGYTARHHTFFEMLGNFSFGDYFKHDAIKFAWELLTTVYQLPKDKLWVTVYQEDDEAYDIWAKEVGVPTERIIRIGDNKGARYASDNFWTMGDTGPCGPCTEIFYDHGPDVWGGPPGSPEEDGDRYIEIWNLVFMQFNRDAQGNMTRLPKQSVDTGMGLERLAAVLQHVHSNYEIDLFQNLIKAAARVTEISDLTNNSLKVIADHIRACSFLIVDGVIPGNEGRGYVLRRIVRRAIRHGYKLGRKGSFFHKLVADLVAEMGVAYPELKEAEQRVTDVLRQEEERFFETIEHGMSILEAALADVEAKGGKVLDGELAFKLHDTYGFPLDLTADVCRERGMTVDEPAFDDAMARQREQARAAGKFKAAQGLEYTGAKTTFHGYEEIAFDDAKIVALYVDGSSVNEVKTGQDAVVVLDHTPFYAESGGQVGDQGVLANAATRFAVADTLKVQADVIGHHGTLEQGTLKVGDVLRAEIDAHRRARTQRNHSATHLMHKALREVLGAHVQQKGSLVDAEKTRFDFAHNAPMTDDEIRRVEQIVNNEILANAPGIVRVMPYDEAVKGGAMALFGEKYGDEVRVLDLGFSRELCGGTHVSRSGDIGFFKIVVEGGVAAGIRRVEAITGDNAVRYVQDLDARVNEAAAALKAQPSELTQRIAQVQDQVKSLEKELGALKSKLASSQGDELAQQAIEIGGVYVLAATLDGADAKTLRETVDKLKDKLKSAAIVLAAVEGGKVSLIAGVTPDASKKVKAGELVNFVAQQVGGKGGGRPDMAQAGGTEPANLPGALAGVKGWVEERL
- a CDS encoding LysR family transcriptional regulator, giving the protein MDLAALAIFRAVVRENGVTRAAAKLNRVQSNVTTRIKQLEEELGAALFVRDGRRLVLTPAGHTLLPYAERLLALADEARDAVREDTPRGRLRLGTMESTAASRLPTILAHYHHAWPDVSLELQTGTTGWLIDRVRDFEIDAALFARPPEPGTLPDTFETVPIFRENLVLLTPRGHPPVRTPRDVILPTLIAFERGCTYRKYVERWYAAHGVKPARVLELGSYHAIVACVAAGAGVAVAPRSVLDLQPETGNIAAHVIPELEGIDTLLAWRQGYASAALAALRDALTEAVQRPADETKPPVTATA